A window of Microbispora hainanensis genomic DNA:
CCATGCGGGCGGAGTTCGGCCGGGGGCCGCGTGCCTGGCGATCGCCGGTCCGGTCGAGGACGACCGATACCGGCTGACGAACGCGGGATGGACCGGGTCCGTCAAGGAGCTCGGCATCCCGCGTACGGTGCTGCTCAACGACTTCGAGGCGCTGGCGATCTCGCTGCCGCACCTGGCGGGGGACGACCTCGTGCCGCTCGGCGGCCCGCCGCCGACGGCCGGCCTGACGAAGGTCGTGCTCGGGCCCGGCACCGGGCTCGGGGTGGCCGGTCTCGTGCCCGTACGGGAGGGGTGGCAGCCGGTGCCCGGCGAGGGCGGGCACATCGCGGCTCCCGCCGTCACCGACCTGGAGATGGAGATCGTCCGGGCGGTGCGCGCGGACGGCCTGCCGTACGTGGACGCCGAGCACCTGCTGTCGGGCACCGGGCTGCCGCGCCTGCACCGCGGGCTCGCGCTCGTGCGCGGCGTCACGCCCGAGGACCGCACGGCCGCGCAGATCACCTCCTCGGACGACCCGCTGTGCGCCGAGACCGTGGAGGTCTTCCTCGCCATGCTCGGCAGCTTCGCCGGCGGCGTGGCGCTCACCTTCGCCGCGCGGGGCGGGGTATACCTGGGCGGCGGCGTGCTGCCCCGCCTGCTCTCGCGGATCCCGGGCAGCGCGTTCCGGGCCCGGTTCGAGACGACCGCGCCGGCGCTGACGGAGTACGCCGCCGCGATCGCCACCGTCCTGATCACCGCCGAGCAGCCCGCGCTGACGGGTGCGGCCGCCTGGCTCGCCCAACGAAATCCCGATGTGGAGCTGGTATGAGCAACCTTCTCGACCTCGCACCGGTCGTCCCGGTGGTCGTCCTGGACGACGCGGACAGCGCCGTCCCCCTCGCCCGGGCCCTGGTCACGGGCGGGCTGCCGGTCATCGAGGTCACGCTGCGCACCCCGGCCGCACTCGACGCCATCCGGCGGATCGCCGCCGAGGTGCCGGAGGCCGTGGTCGGCGCGGGCACCGTGCGCTCGCCCGAGGACGTGGAGGCCGCGGTCGAGGCCGGGTCCCGCTTCCTCGTCTCCCCCGGCACCACGCCCGGCCTGCTCGCGGCCATGCTCGCCTCGGGCGTGCCGTTCCTGCCGGGCGTCGCCACGGCCACCGAGGCGATGACGCTGGCCGAGCGCGGTGTGCGCGAGCTCAAGTTCTTCCCGGCCGAGCCGGCCGGCGGCGTCGCGTATCTCAAGTCGCTGGGCGGCCCGCTGCCCGACGTGCGGTTCTGTCCCACGGGTGGGATCACCCCGTCGAACGCGCCGGCCTACCTCGCCCTGCCGAACGTCGGCTGCGTCGGCGGGAGCTGGCTCACCCCGCGCAGCCTGGTCGCGGCGGGCGACTTCGCCAGGATCGAGAAGCTCGCGTCCGAGGCCGCCGCGCTGCGTCCTTGAGCGCTACGCCCCTGAGCGGATCCGGGTCCCTGAGCGCTTCCGGGTTCCAGAGCGCTCCCACCCGCGCCGGGGCCCCGAGCACTCCCCGGTCTCTGGGTTCGCTCCCAGCCATGCCGGGTCCCGAGTGCCCCGCCCCCGGGCGCTTTCCGGGGCTCCTCAAGCTCGCCGGTCCGTCCTTCCTCCCTCGGCGGAGCCGGCGGCCATGCTCGTGACCGCGACCCGGACACGTCCATGGGTGCCGGGCCCGCGACCGCTCACCTGCGGTGGCGAGCCCGGCGTCACCCCATAACCAACCCCCGCGCACAGCCTCACGGGCAGCCTGACGGGCAGCCTTAGGACAGCGCGCGCAGCAGGGCGTCGGGGCCGATCGGGTCCTCGTGCGTGCCTTCCGAGGTGCACGCGTGCGCCCCGGCCACCGCGCCCAGCCGTACGCACTCCTCCAGGGGCCGGCCGGTCAGGCGTCCGTACAGGAAGCCGGACACGAACGCGTCGCCGGCGCCGTTGCTGTCGGCCACGGGACCGGGAGGCGGCGCGGCCGGGAAGGCGCGGATCCGCCCTCCGGCCAGCACGTGGCAGCCCGCGGCCCCGTCCGTGCACACGACCACCGACGCGCGGCCCCGCCCGGCGATCGCCCGCATGATCTCCTCGCGCCGCCCGCCGAGCCTGGCCGCCGACAGGAAGACCACGTCGGAGGAGTAGGCGAAATCCTCGTGATGTGGGTTCTTCCCGTCCCAGTCGTGCAGGTCGGTCGAGACCGTCGTGCCGTCGGGGATGTCGGCGTAGACGTGCCGGGCGAAGTCCACGATCGAGACGTGGACGTGCCGGGCCGACCGGAGCGCGGGCAGGTAGAGGTCGCGCGGCATCCGCTGGCCGGGTACGGCCCTGGGGTCGAACAGCGACAGGCGCCTGCCGCCGGGGTCCACGAGCAGGACGCTGCGGCGGGTGCCCGCCTCCGACGGGGCGTGGGCGAAGTCCACGCCACGGGCGGCGAGGTGGCCGCGGATCAGCGCGCCCTGCGGGTCGTCGCCGATGAGGTCGACGAACTTCACGCGCAGGCCGAGGGCGTGGCAGCCGAGCGCGACCCCCGCGCCGGTGTTGCCGATCCGGTCCACCACGGGCGGCACGGCGTAGGTGTCGGCGTACGGCAGGGGCAGCTCGGGCACGTAGACGGTCGTGTCGACGCCGGCGCCGCCCACGACCAGGACGTCGATGGGATGATCGGTCATTGGCAACGCTCCGCGGAAGGTCGGGAGAGCCCGGCGTGGCGACCTCGCGTGGCCGCCGGGCCGGGGAAGGCGAGACCCCGGCAGGGGCTCAGCGGTTGACCAGCGGGCCCGAGCTGGTGGAGCCGCGCACCACGAGCTCGGGCTGGTAGACCAGCTCGACGTGCTTGGCGGGAGTGCCGCCGATCTCCTCGAGCAGGGTCTCGACGGCGGCGGCCGCCATCGCGACGATCGGCTTGCGCACGGTCGTGAGCGGCGGGTCGGTGAACGCCATCAGCGGCGAGTCGTCGAACCCGACGACCGACACGTCGCCGGGCACCGACAGCCCGCGCTCGCGGGCGGCGCGGATCGCGCCGAGCGCCATGAGGTCGCTCGCGCAGAAGATGCCGGTGCAGCCCCGGTCGAGCAGCGCCGAGGCGGCGGCCTGCCCGCCCTCCACGGAGAACAGCGAGTGCTGGATGAGGTCGTCGACGTCGGCCAGGCCGAGCAGCTGCGCCATCGCCTGGCGGAAGCCCTCGATCTTGCGGATGACCGGGACGAAGCGCCGCTGTCCCAGCGCGAGGCCGATGCGCTCGTGCCCGAGGTCCACCAGGTGCTGTACGGCCAGGCGCGCCGCGAGCCGGTCGTCGGGCGAGATGAACGGCGCGGGGATGGCCTCGTTGTAGCCGTCCACGAGCACGATCGGCAGCCCGCGGTCGGTGAGCCGGTTGTAGCGGTCCATCCTGGCGGTGGTGTCGGCGTGCAGGCCGGAGACGAAGACGATGCCGGACACGCCCCGGTCGAGGAGCATCTCGGTGAACTCGTCCTCGGGGGCTCCGCCGGGCTCCTGGGTGCACAGGATCGGCGTGAAGCCGTGCTGGATCAGCGACTTCTCCATCGCCTGGGCGAACGCCGGGAAGATCGGGTTGCCGAGCTCCGGGATCACCAGGCCGATCAGGCCGTTGCTGCGCTGGCGCAACCGCTGGGGCCGCTCGTAGCCCATCAGGTCGAGGGCGGTGAGCACGGCCTGGCGGGTGGCCGGGGAGACCCCCGCCTTGCCGTTGAGCACACGGCTCACCGTCGCCTCGCTGACTCCGGCCTGGGCGGCGATGTCGGCGAGCCGTGTGTTGTTCATGAGCATTACTTTAGACATTCCTCGCGGTCCACCAGGTGGCCGAGTCGGGAGCGAGCCGCACGTTTTCGCCGGACGTCTCGGGCCCTCCGCTGGCCAGCAGCAGGTCGCCGGGCGCCTCCGTCTCCACCCACTCCCGCGTCATGTTGATCACGCAGGCGAACGAGTCGCCGCGCCGGAACGCGAGCGTGCCGGGCGGGCTGTCGAGCCACGTCAGCGTGCCGTCGCCCAGCTCCGGGTGCTCCCGCCGGAGGGCGAGGGCGGCCCGATAGAGGCTGAGCATCGACGCGCCGTCGCGCAGCTGCGCCTCCACCGACAGGTCGCGCCAGTCGGCCGGCATCGGCAGCCAGCTCTCGTAGACGCCCGGCGGGGTGAAGCCGTACGGCGGCTCGCCCGCGGCGGTCCACGGGAGCGGCACCCGGCAGCCGTCGCGCCCGCTGTCGGGGTCGCGCAGCCGCTGCGGATCCTGGAGGTACTGCTCGGGCAGGTCGAGCACCTCGGGCAGCCCCAGCTCCTCGCCCTGGTAGATGTATGCGGAGCCGGGCAGCGCCAGCATGAGCAGCGCCGCCGCCCGCGCCCTGCGCAGGCCGCGCTCGCCGCCGCCGTAGCGGGTGACGTGCCGCTTGACGTCGTGGTTGGACAGGACCCAGGTCGAGGGCGCGCCCACCAGTGCCGCCGTGCGCACGGACTCGTCGATGACCTCCTTGAAGAGCGCCGCGTCCCAGGGCGTCTTGAGGAAGTGGAAGTTGAACGCCTGGTGCAGCTCGTCGGGGCGGACATAGTTGGCCAGCCGCTCGGGGGTGGGCGCCCACGCCTCGGCCACCCCGATCCGCTCGCCCTCGTAGGAGTCGAGGATGCGGCGCCAGGCCCGGTGGATCTCGTGCACGCCGTCCTGGTCGAAGAACGGCACGACCTGCGCGCCGATCATCTCGGCCTGGCCCCGGGCGCCCACGTCGGGCAGGCCCGGCGCCTTGACCATGCCGTGCGCCACGTCGATGCGGAAGCCGTCCACGCCGAGGTCGAGCCAGAACCGCAGCACGTCGGCGAACTCCTCGTGCACCTCCGGGTGCTCCCAGTTGAGGTCCGGCTGCTCGGGCGCGAACAGGTGCAGATACCACTGGCCGTCCTCGACGCGGGTCCAGGCGGGCCCGCCGAAGATCGACTCCCAGTCGTTGGGCGGCAGCTCGCCGGACGCGCCCTTGCCCTCCCGGAAGATGTAGCGCTCCCGCTCCGGGCTGCCCGGCCCGGCCTTCAGCGCGGCCTCGAACCAGGGGTGGCGGTCGGAGGTGTGGTTGGGCACCACGTCCACGATGATCCGCAGGCCCAGCCGGTGGGCGTCGGCGATCAGCGCCTGGGCGTCCGCAAGCGCGCCGAAGAGCGGATCGACGTCGCGATAGTCGGCCACGTCGTATCCGAAGTCGGCCATCGGCGAGGGATAGAACGGCGTCAGCCAGATCGCGTCCACGCCGAGGTCGGACAGGTAGCCCAGGCGGCTGCGCACGCCGAGCAGGTCGCCGATCCCGTCACCGTTGCCGTCCGCGAAGCTGCGGACGTACACCTGGTAGATCACCGCGTCGCGCCACCACCGCGTCGAGACCGCGGACGGCTGGACGGCGAGTTCGGTCATTGGGATCCCCCGATTCTCATATAGGGTCACGCCTTCGTCGCGCCGGCCGTCAGGCCGGTCACGAGGTGGCGCTGGACGAGCAGGAAGACGACGGCCGCCGGGATCGCGATCAGCACCGACGAGGCCGTCAGCAGGCCCCACTCCGCCTTGTGCTGGCCGACGAACTGGCTCAGGCCGACCGCGAGCGTGTACTTGTCGTCACCCGTCATGAACGCGGTCGCGTACGCGACCTCCGCCCAGGCGGTGATGAACGAGTAGAACGCGGCCACGGCGAGGCCGGGCTTGGCCAGCGGCAGGATGAGCCGCCAGAACGTGCCGAAGGGGGTCAGGCCGTCGACCCGGCCGGCCTCGTCGATCGTCACGGGGACGGTGTCGAAGTAGCCCTTCATCATCCACGCGCAGAACGGCACGGTGGAGGTGAGGTAGGCGATGACGAGCGACGGGAACTGGTTGATCAGCCCGAGCCCGGCCATCAGGTTGTAGATCGGCACGATCAGGATGGCCACGGGGAACATCTGCGTGATCAGGAGCATCCACATCACCGAGCGGAAGCCGGGGAAGCGGAAACGGCTGACCGCGTAGCCGGTCGTGGCCGACAGCAGCACGCCGAGCACCGCCGTGGTCAGCGACACGATCACGGAGTTGGCGGCCCAGGTGAGGAACCGGGTCTCCCCGAGGACCTGCGTGTAGTTGGCGAGCGTGGGGTGGTCGATCGGCGCGACCGAGGCGGTCTCGATGACCGTCCGCGGCTTGAGCGAGGTCAGCACCAGCCACGCGACCGGGAACACCGACACGATGCTCGCCGCGATCAGCGTGAGATGCAGGGCGATCGACCTGCCGGGGCTGCGCCTGTCGCGGCTCCACGCGGCGGCGGGAGCGGCCCGGCTCACCATGCCTCCCCCTGCTGCCTGAGCGCGCGCCGGTAGACCGTGGCCATGACGACGAGCAGCGCGAGGATCACCATGCCCCAGGCCGCGGAGCCCGAGTAGTTCCTGATGCCCTCGAAGGCCTGGCGGTAGGCGTACGTCACGAGGATCTCCGTGGCTCCGCCCGGTCCTCCCCTGGTCAGCAGGAAGATGACCGGGAACTGGTTGAAGGTCCAGATCGTGCCGAGCAGCACGACCGTGCTCGACACCGGGCGCAGGCCCGGCAGCGTGATGTGGCGGAAGCGCTGCCACGGCGTGGCGCCGTCCACCTCGGCGGCCTCGTACAGCTCGCGCGGGATGGCCTGCAGGCCGCCCAGCAGCGCGAGCATCATGAACGGCACGCCCAGCCACACGTTGCAGGCGATCACCGAGACCTTGGCCCAGAACGGGTCGTCGAGCCAGCTGACGCCGGCGAACCCCGCGGCCCGCAGCATGGCGTTGACCACGCCGAACTCGCCGTTCAGCAGGTAGCGCCAGATGAACGCGGACACGAAGGCCGGCACGGCCCAGGGCAGCACGAGCAGGATCCGGTAGAGCGACCGCAGCCGCATGGGCCGGTTCATCAGCAGCGCCAGGCCCAGGCCGATGCTCACGTGCAGGGCGACGCAGACGACGGTCCACACGATCGTCCAGGTGAGCCGGCCGAGGAACTCCGCGGACGTGAGGATGTCGGTGTAGTTCTTCAGGCCCACGAACTCGTAGGTGGACGGGATGACGTTCATCCCGATCGTGCGGCCCATGTTGCCCTCGGTCGCGTCGGTGAGCGACAGGTACACGCCTCGCACGAGGGGGTAGCCGACGAGCACCAGCGTCACTATGACGACCGGCGCGGTCATCGCCCAGGCGTACCAGTGGCGCGACAGAAGGCGCCGCGCCCCCGGACGGGGCGCGGCCCTTCTCGTCGCGACGACGTCAGCCGTCATCGCCTACAGGCTCCAGCCCTTGAGGATGCCCTGGTAGGCGGTGGCGACGTCCGTGAGCATGGGCTCGGTCGTCGTCTGCCCGCCCGCGAGCTTCTGGTAGCCCTCGACCAGCGGCTGGAACAGCGAGGCGGCCTCCGGGATCCAGGGACGCTCGACGGCCGTCTCCATCGGCTTCTGCCACTGGGCGATCTTGGGGTTGGCCGTCGCCTCGGGCGCGCTGTAGGCGGGCTGGCGGGTCGGCAGCAGGCCGAGCTTGCCGGCGACCTTGGCCTGGCTCTCCGCGCTGGCCATGAACTGGACGAACAGGTAGGACGCGTCCAGGTTCTTCGAGCCCGCGTACACGGTGTAGTCGTGGCCGCCCAGCGGCGAGCCCGCCTTCACCGAGCCGGCCGGAACCGGGGCGACGCCGAAGTTGTCCGGATTGTCCTTGAACACCTTGCCACCGAGGTTGTCCGCGTTGGACCACGGGCCGTTGAAGATCATCGCGACCTTGCCGTCCTTGAACGCGGTCTCTGCGTTCGTGTAGCTGTCCTGCAGCGCGGGCTTGACGGCGGCGCCGGACGTGATCAGGTCTTCGACGATCTTCACCCCCGCCACGCTCTGCGGAGACGAGATCGTGATCTTCTTGTTCTGGACGTCGACGAAGTCGCCGCCCTCGCCATAGATGAACGGAAGCAGGAAGTAGGCGTCCACGTTGAGGGCGAGGCCGCCCGCTCCGGTCTTCGACTTGACGTCGAGCGCCACCTTCTTGAGGTCGGCCATCGTCGCCGGAGGCTGGTCGTAGCCCGCCTTCTTCAGTAGTTCCTTGTTGTACAGGAGGCCGAGGGTGTCCGTCACCTGCGGCACGCCGTACGTCTTGCCGTCGAACCTGCCGCTCGCCGCCGGGACCGGCAGGAACTCCTCGGGCTTGTCGACTGCCGGGGTGCCGTCGAGCGGCGCGAGGTAGCCCAGCGACGCGAACTCCGCGACCCAGCCCACGTCGGTGCGCAGCACGTCCGGCGCGCCCGCCCCGGACTGCGCGGCGGTCTTGAACTTGTCCCGCGCGTTCGCGAACGGCACGTTGACGTAGTTGACCTTGATCTTCGGGTATTTCGCCTCGAAGTCCTTGATGATCTCCTGGAAGACCGGGGCCTCGGTCGTGGCGTCCGAGGTGTCCCACCAGGTGACCGTTCCGGACACCTCGGCGGGGGCGGCGCTCTTGGCCGGGGCCGTTCCGGTGTCGCCGGAACCGTCGCCACAGGCGGTGACCGCCAAAGCGAGCGCCGCGGCCACCGCCGCGGACGTGAGGACTCGCCTCATGTGAGTCGCACTCCTTGCTCAGGGGGATTTGAGCGGAACGTAACAGGGGTGCGAGCAGGATGAAAGACGTTGCAGAAACTTTCAGCAATTTCGTTACATTTGACGCGCCGAAGAGGGCCGCAAGGAGGTCACAACGCGACCCTGACAGCCATCTTTAGCAATGAGAAAGTCACATGTAACGAGAAGTTGCATGTAGATGCCGGATCTTTCACGACACGTATGGACACGAGTGCCCGTGACGCGATGTACTACCTCATCATTCACACCGAAGGCTGGGGATCCGGGCGTGCCTGCCCGGGAGGAACGAGCGCGCATGAGCACCGTCGTCCTCGACAACGTGACGAAGATCTACCCGGGGGGGTACCTCGCGGTCGACCGCATGAACCTGCGCGCGGACGAGGGCGAGCTCCTCGTCCTGCTGGGACCGTCAGGTTGCGGTAAGTCCACGCTGCTCCGCATGATCGCGGGGCTGGAGGAGATCACCTCCGGTGACCTGTGGCTGGGCGGACAGCTCGCCAACAACCTCGCGCCCCGGGACCGGGACGTCGCGATGGTCTTCCAGAACGGCGCGCTGTATCCCCACCGGACGGTGCGGGGCAACCTGTCGTTCCCGCTGGAGATCGCCAAGGCGGACCCCACGATGGTCAAGCAGCGGGTCGTCGAGCTGTCGCGGGCGCTGCACATCGACGAGACGCTCGACCGGCGGCCGGGCACGCTGTCCGGTGGCCAGCGCCAGCGCGTGGCGATGGGCCGCGCCATCGTGCGCCAGCCCTCGCTGTTCCTGATGGACGAGCCGTTGTCCAACCTGGACGCCGGCATGCGCACCGAGCTGCGCATGGAGATCTCGTCGCTGGTGCGCTCGCTCGGCGTCACCACCATCTACGTCACGCACGACCAGGTCGAGGCCCTCACCCTGGCCGACCGCATCGCCATCATGAACCGCGGCGTGCTGCAGGACATCGGCACGCCGGCGCAGGTCTACAACGACCCCGCGACCGCGTTCACCGCCGCGTTCCTCAACTCCCAGCAGCTCAACCTGCTCGCGGCGACCGTGCGCACCCCGCAGAACCAGTTCATCATGCTCGACTTCGGCCCTCACCAGATCACGATGCCCTGGACCGATCCACGGGCGTACGCGGTGTCGCAGCACACGGGCATGCAGATCATCGTGGGGATCCGGCCGGACGGGCTGGTGCCGGTGCCGGAGCGTACGGAGGGCCCGACCTTCTTCGGCCGGGTCAGGACGCTGGAGTATCACGGTCACGAGTGGCTCGCCTACCTGGAGGCCGGGATCCCGGCCGTCAACGTGCCGGAGCCGCCGGACCGCCGCCAGCTCAACGGCGCGGCGGGCGGCGGCAAGGCCCGGTCGATGATGCGCCGCCTGCTGAACGGCTCGGCCGCGGTGGAGGAAGAGGAGCCGCCGCCGCTCTCGCAGTCGGGCACGCACCGCCGCGCGGACCTGATCGTCCGGCTCGGCAACCGGCCCGTGTGGCGCGCGGGCGACGCCGGCCGGGTCGCCGTCGACGTCTCCCGGCTCATGCTGTTCACGATGGACGGCAACCGCATCGACCCTCCGCGCCGATAACCCCGGTCACGATAACCCCGGTCACGATAACCCCGGTCAGACGGTGCGGCTGACGCCGCCGGCCAGCACGGAGACGATCCCCACCAGGCGCACGATCTTGTCCAGCTCCGCCCGGTGGAACGCGGGCCCCTGAGACCGCGCCACCACCAGGTGGACCCCGTCCATCGGCACGCTCGCCAGATACAGCCCGCCCTCCTCGAAGGCCGAGGCGCGCAGCGGGGTGAGGTCGGCCGCGGGGACGGTCTCCGGCGCCTGCCAGCTTCCGTGGACGATCGTGCCGTCGGCCGAGTCGACCGCCACCGCCCACTCGGCGCTGACCAGGTCGGGCACCGCGTCGACGAGGGTGACGTACGCGCGGTCGGGGTCCGCGGCGACGTGGCCGAGCAGGTCGTAGTCGGGGGTCGATCCGGGCACCTCGCGGGTCGGCCACACGGCCTCCACCCGCGTGCCGGGGACCACACCGATCCGTTCGCGCAGCACACCGGGCTCGAACACGCCCGACCAGGAGACGGTGAAGTCGTCGACCGCGCGGCCCGACTGCCGCTCCAGCACGGTCACCTGGAGGATGTCCGCGCCCATCACCCCGAACGCGCGCGCCACCTGGCCGAGCACCCCTGGCCGGTCGGGGAGCGAGACCCGCAGCCGCAGCAGCATCGCCACCACCTCCTTCTCATTGCGACACCAACAGTGTCGGACACACGTTTCGCGCCTGTTACGCCGGTGGGTCACGGAATGGCTGCAATGTTTCTGGAAGTTGCAGCAAAGTCTTGCACAGACCTGGGGCCGCCAGTAGCTTCCGGGCCATGGTGACCCCCCAGCACCGGCGTACGCGCGTGCCCGTGGCACTCTCCACGGCCGCGGCCCTCAGCGCCACGCTCACCGTCGCGCTCACCGTCGCGCTCACCGTCGCGCTCATCGCCGTCCCCCTGGCCGCTCCCCCCGCGGCGTCCGCCCCGGTTTCCGCGGTCACGGGCGCGGCAGGCGCGCCGCCGGACGCCGAGCTCGCCCGCGACGCCCTCCGTACGGACCTGTCCCGCGAACGGCTCTACTTCGCGATGACCGACCGGTTCGCGAACGGCGACCCGTCCAACGACCGGGGCGGGCTGTCCGGCGACCGGCTCACGACCGGCTACGACCCCACGGACAAGGGCTTCTACCAGGGCGGCGACCTCGCCGGCCTGATCGGCAAGCTCGACTACATCAAGGACCTCGGCGCCACGGCCGTCTGGCTCACCCCGTCGTTCAAGAACCGGCCCGTGCAGGGCACGGGCGCGGACGCGAGCGCCGGCTACCACGGCTACTGGATCACCGACTTCACCAGGATCGACCCGCACCTCGGCACCAACGCGCAGATGAAGAGCCTCGTCAAGGAGGCGCACAGGCGCGGCATGAAGGTGTTCTTCGACATCATCACCAACCACACCGCCGACGTCATCGACTACAAGGAGAAGACGTACGGCTATCGCGGCAAGGCCGCCTATCCCTACGTGGACGCCTCCGGCCGGGTCTTCGACGACCGCGACCACGCCCTGCGCGACGACTTCCCGAAGGTCACCGCCGAGTCGTTCCCGTACACGCCGGTGGTGACGGCGAAGTCGAAGGTGCCGTCGTGGCTGAACGACCCGACGATGTATCACAACCGGGGCGACTCGACCTTCTCCGGCGAGAGCTCCGAGTATGGCGACTTCTCCGGCCTCGACGACCTGTGGACCGAGCGGCCCGAGGTCGTGAAGGGCATGACCGACATCTACCGGACGTGGGTCAAGGAGACCGGAGTCGACGGCTTCCGCATCGACACCGCCAAGCACGTCAACATGGAGTTCTGGCAGCGCTTCGCGCCCGCCCTGCACGGCTACGCCGCCAAGCTCGGCAACGACAGGTTCTTCATGTTCGGCGAGGTCTACAGCTCCGACCCCGCGTTCGAGAGCCGCTACACGACCACCGGCACGCTCGACGCCACGCTCGACTTCGGCTTCCAGGAGGCGGCCCGCTCGTTCGCGAGCGGCGGCGACGCCGCGAGCCTCGGCAGGCTGTACGCCGCCGACGACTACTTCACCGACGCCGACTCCAACGCCTCGTCGCTGCCGACGTTCCTCGGCAACCACGACATGGGCCGGATCGGCTACTTCCTCAAGCAGGACGCCCCCTCGGCGGACGACGCGACACTGCTCGCCCGCGATCGCCTGGCCCACCAGCTCATGTACCTG
This region includes:
- a CDS encoding ABC transporter ATP-binding protein, which translates into the protein MSTVVLDNVTKIYPGGYLAVDRMNLRADEGELLVLLGPSGCGKSTLLRMIAGLEEITSGDLWLGGQLANNLAPRDRDVAMVFQNGALYPHRTVRGNLSFPLEIAKADPTMVKQRVVELSRALHIDETLDRRPGTLSGGQRQRVAMGRAIVRQPSLFLMDEPLSNLDAGMRTELRMEISSLVRSLGVTTIYVTHDQVEALTLADRIAIMNRGVLQDIGTPAQVYNDPATAFTAAFLNSQQLNLLAATVRTPQNQFIMLDFGPHQITMPWTDPRAYAVSQHTGMQIIVGIRPDGLVPVPERTEGPTFFGRVRTLEYHGHEWLAYLEAGIPAVNVPEPPDRRQLNGAAGGGKARSMMRRLLNGSAAVEEEEPPPLSQSGTHRRADLIVRLGNRPVWRAGDAGRVAVDVSRLMLFTMDGNRIDPPRR
- a CDS encoding amino acid-binding protein, with the translated sequence MLLRLRVSLPDRPGVLGQVARAFGVMGADILQVTVLERQSGRAVDDFTVSWSGVFEPGVLRERIGVVPGTRVEAVWPTREVPGSTPDYDLLGHVAADPDRAYVTLVDAVPDLVSAEWAVAVDSADGTIVHGSWQAPETVPAADLTPLRASAFEEGGLYLASVPMDGVHLVVARSQGPAFHRAELDKIVRLVGIVSVLAGGVSRTV